A window of Rhinatrema bivittatum chromosome 2, aRhiBiv1.1, whole genome shotgun sequence contains these coding sequences:
- the LOC115083647 gene encoding oocyte zinc finger protein XlCOF6-like, which produces MINSFFLYPAENEVIQNEKREENREEHPVVLALTPRQSGNVCENLAQSTEARDISQRQQESEKKEQVSAGESPDEVTAFDIPEHQRHLRRENPFQSNNSDQMSFEHRMRNLRAERPFQSNNSDQMTSAFQQKEDEGKKFFHCDTCGKNFNRKCHFVLHQRSHPGERPFPCNQKLTLKLHQRSHTEGSTFTCIECKKTFSCRESLVIHQRMHTGKRPSHCPQDGESYSSEFSLLEKPFKCIECGKSFSDKTGLRQHQKIHTGEKPFKCSECGKSFSRKTSLMQHQKIHTGEKPFKCTECGKSFIQRTALTLHKRIHTGEKPFKCTDCSKSFSRKAHLILHQRSHTGEKPFKCSECGKSFAYKLSLTLHKRIHTGEKPFKCTECGKSFAHKVSLTLHKRIHTGEKPFKCTECGTSFHDKTVLRQHQKIHTGEKPFKCTDCSKSFSRKAHLILHQRSHTGVKPFKCTECGTSFHDKTALRRHQKIHTGEKPFKCTECGKSFRQKTSLMQHQTIHTGEKPFKCTECGKSFSSKMYFILHQRIHTGEKPFKCTECGKSFSWKTSLMQHQKIHTGEKPFKCTECGKSFSQKTSLMQHQKIHTGEKPFKCTECGKCFSWKMYFILHQRIHTGEKPFKCTECGKRFTDRRCLRHHQKTHTGEKPFKCTECGKHFSRKDSLKSHQRVHTGEKPFKCTECGKCFSRKVHLISHQRVHTGEKPFKCTECGKCFSRKAHLISHQRIHTGEKPFKCTECGKSFSQKGHFILHQRIHTGEKPFKCTECGKRFSHKSCLRQHQKNHAGEKPFKCTECSKRFTVKGCLRRHQRIHTGEKPFKCTECGKSFSRKENFISHQRIHTGEKPFKC; this is translated from the coding sequence ATGATTAATTCCTTCTTTTTATATCCAGCAGAAAATGAGGTCATACAGaatgagaagagggaggagaatcgagaagaacacCCTGTAGTATTGGCACTTACACCAAGACAATCAGGAAATGTCTGTGAGAATCTTGCCCAGAGTACTGAGGCAAGAGACATTAGCCAAAGACAGCAGGAatcagagaagaaggagcaagtcTCTGCAGGAGAGTCACCGGATGAAGTCACTGCTTTTGACATCCCTGAGCACCAGAGACATCTGAGAAGAGAGAATCCCTTCCaaagtaataacagtgatcaaatgagTTTTGAACACCGCATGAGAAATCTGAGAGCAGAGAGACCTTTccagagtaataacagtgatcaaatgactTCTGCCTTCCAGCAGAAAGAGGATGAAGGGAAGAAATTCTTTCACTGTGACACCTGTGGGAAAAACTTTaatagaaaatgtcattttgTCTTGCACCAGAGGAGTcacccaggagagagaccttttcCATGCAACCAGAAGTTAACCCTGAAATTACACCAGAGAAGCCACACTGAAGGGAGCACTTTTACTTGTATTGAATGCAAGAAAACCTTTTCTTGCAGGGAATCCTTAGTAATACACCAAAGAATGCACACAGGTAAGAGACCCTCTCATTGCCCTCAAGATGGGGAATCTTACAGTTCTGAGTTCTCTTTAttagaaaaaccatttaaatgtattgaatgtggtaaaagcttcagtgacAAGACAGGTCTCAgacagcatcagaaaatccatactggagaaaaaccatttaaatgtagtgAATGTGGCAAAAGCTTTAGTCGGAAGACCTCTCTCATGCAACATCAGAAAattcatactggagaaaaaccatttaaatgtactgaatgtggtaaaagcttcattCAGAGGACAGCTCTTACATTGCAtaagagaatccatactggagaaaaaccatttaaatgtactgattgTAGTAAAAGCTTCTCTCGGAAAGcgcatttaatattgcatcagagaagtcatactggagaaaaaccatttaaatgtagtgaatgtggtaaaagcttcgcCTACAAGCTATCTCTTACATTGCAtaagagaatccatactggagaaaaaccatttaaatgtactgaatgtggtaaaagcttcgcCCACAAGGTATCTCTTACATTGCAtaagagaatccatactggagaaaaaccatttaaatgtactgaatgtggtacaAGTTTCCATGACAAGACAGTTCTCAgacagcatcagaaaatccatactggagaaaaaccatttaaatgtactgattgTAGTAAAAGCTTCTCTCGGAAAGcgcatttaatattgcatcagaGAAGTCATACTGGagtaaaaccatttaaatgtactgaatgtggtacaAGTTTCCATGACAAGACAGCTCTCAGacggcatcagaaaatccatactggagaaaaaccatttaaatgtaccgAATGTGGCAAAAGCTTTAGGCAGAAGACCTCTCTCATGCAACATCAGACAattcatactggagaaaaaccatttaaatgtactgaatgtggtaaaagcttctctTCGAAGATGTATTtcatattgcatcagagaatccatactggagaaaaaccatttaaatgtactgagtgtggtaaaagctttagttgGAAGACCTCTCTCATGCAACATCAGAAGATTCATACTggggaaaaaccatttaaatgtactgaatgtggcaaAAGCTTTAGTCAGAAGACCTCTCTCATGCAACATCAGAAAattcatactggagaaaaaccatttaaatgtactgaatgtggtaaatgtTTCTCTTGGAAGATGTATTtcatattgcatcagagaatccatactggagaaaaaccatttaaatgtactgagtgtggtaaacgcttcacagacaggagATGTCTCAGACATCATCAGAAaacccatactggagaaaaaccatttaaatgtactgaatgtggtaaacaTTTCTCTCGGAAGGACTCTCTTAAATCACATCAGAgagtccatactggagaaaaaccatttaaatgtactgaatgtggtaaatgtTTCTCTCGGAAGGTGCATTTGATATCGCACCAGAgagtccatactggagaaaaaccatttaaatgtactgaatgtggtaaatgtTTCTCTCGGAAGGCGCATTTGATATCgcaccagagaatccatactggagaaaaaccatttaaatgtactgaatgtggtaaaagcttctctCAGAAGGGGCATTtcatattgcatcagagaatccatactggagaaaaaccatttaaatgtaccgAATGTGGTAAACGTTTCAGTCACAAGTCATGTCTCAGACAGCATCAGAAAAACCAtgctggagaaaaaccatttaaatgtactgaatgtagtAAACGCTTCACCGTCAAGGGATGTCTCAGAcggcatcagagaatccatactggagaaaaaccatttaaatgcactgaatgtggtaaaagcttctctCGGAAGGAGAATTTCATAtcgcatcagagaatccatactggagaaaaaccatttaaatgttaa